The Bombus fervidus isolate BK054 chromosome 8, iyBomFerv1, whole genome shotgun sequence genome window below encodes:
- the Tl gene encoding toll like receptor, with translation MIEFSLRYWIILWMVIVATCYAFKGQCPRQYACTCLSSPNGDYEIHCPTDENSAFIINVQQHVFIKTQCRNSPQWTDFHVNDLTSTDDIESIYFRMCILPTNLSLGEIARRFGVRSVKTLVFESFEQLGPAINRTHLQELPDLQHLTLSSNGLTNLSSDLFADIPQLVWLDLRENRVHLSPGIFKYTPNLEVLELGMNMMGSIEPSILNPLGKLRFLNLWQNKFTEIKPGTFDKLETLNSLDLNGNELTTLPKDIFAKLKNLEALNLFSNNFSSLPEGLLEHNVKLREVNLYANKRNMTTLPNGLFANLKELVAVELRSNGLKEVPADLFRGSFSLINISLQRNYIESLPKDLFNGLEHLSKLLLNYNELTSLPDEIFLHLKHLVTLDLSKNHLTSISGSIFKSLKSLEYLNMSENKLKVIEDTSFFSLTKLRIAQFSHNYLKFNASINTYPDDFGNKSVFHTCTALQELHLAYNNISEIYSDWTIGSLKLRILDLRFNQIAQISAENLQFLSNDIKVDLTHNQIKYIYLSTAERLAKFQTNPRNVIIYVENNPIVCNCDLYDFLRYMDGRMHPYVQNFFHIIPGHLKCQSPDWLADIEIVNLRSKKLKCQVSDPCPNECNCWLKRDSKAFLIDCSHKNLTHVPHLTNITTLPSQVFQKLELNLTGNKLTRMSPVAEIGSNIMQISKLLLSNNNIDDISVDELPPNIEVLELHNNNISRLNSDVLQFMNNTSLMTVTLDGNPWICDCDARDFLNFIQTKVIEIPNSLKITCRDMNVPMLKMTATDLCSTNIIIIIVISVVTAITGLIIGVLAALYYRYQREIKVWLYAHQLCLWLVTEDELDKDKLYDAFISYSHKDEDFIVNELVPKLESGPRPFKLCLHFRDWLAGEWIPTQIARSVQDSRRTVVVLSPNFLESVWGRMEFRAAHSQALSEGRARVILILYGEIGPTDDLDPELKAYLSMNTYVKWGDPWFWDKLRYALPHALPHRLSREVPNPSQLAKYRVCKKFFANPCIQINGEKKDLIYPNGVPETPPAASTPPADSLKAFICDEEDSKKHFENLSPTNNAKLILLPEDLIKHNLLNKVQCTTV, from the exons ATGATCGAATTCTCCCTACGCTATTGGATCATCCTCTGGATGGTCATCGTTGCAACGTGTTATGCATTTAAAGGACAATGTCCACGGCAATACGCCTGTACCTGTCTTTCGTCGCCAAACGGGGACTATGAGATACACTGCCCAACAGACGAGAATTCAGCCTTCATCATAAACGTTCAGCAACATGTTTTTATTAAG ACTCAGTGCCGTAATTCACCGCAATGGACCGACTTCCACGTAAACGATTTAACATCCACGGACGACATAGAATCTATATACTTCAGGATGTGCATTTTACCGACGAACCTAAGTCTAGGAGAAATCGCGAGAAGATTCGGCGTACGAAGCGTAAAGACTCTGGTGTTCGAGTCATTTGAACAACTAGGCCCGGCGATCAACAGAACACACCTACAAGAATTACCAGATCTACAACACTTAACTTTATCCAGCAACGGTTTAACCAATCTTAGCAGCGATCTATTTGCTGACATACCTCAACTAGTCTGGCTCGATTTACGCGAGAACCGCGTACATTTGTCACCTGGAATCTTCAAATATACACCCAATTTAGAGGTGCTCGAACTGGGTATGAATATGATGGGCAGCATCGaaccaagtatattaaatccATTAGGAAAACTGCGATTTTTGAATTTATGGCAGAACAAGTTTACGGAGATCAAGCCAGGTACATTCGACAAGCTCGAGACTCTGAATTCCTTGGACCTGAACGGAAACGAATTGACTACTCTGCCAAAAGATATTTTCGCGAAATTGAAGAATCTGGAAGCGTTAAATTTGTTTTCCaacaatttttcatcgttGCCAGAAGGTCTACTAGAGCATAATGTCAAATTGAGAGAGGTGAATTTGTATgctaataaaagaaacatgaCTACATTGCCAAATGGATTGTTCGCGAATTTGAAGGAGCTCGTTGCAGTGGAATTAAGAAGCAATGGTTTGAAGGAAGTGCCAGCTGATCTGTTTCGTGGTTCCTTTTCATTGATCAACATTAGCTTGCAGAGAAATTATATTGAATCACTCCCTAAAGACCTCTTTAACGGATTGGAACATCTATCGAAATTGTTACTTAATTACAACGAACTGACGTCATTGCCTGATGAAATCTTCTTGCATTTGAAACATTTGGTTACGTTGGATTTGTCTAAGAATCATCTGACTTCAATATCTGG ATCTATCtttaaaagtttaaaatcACTGGAATACCTGAACATgtcagaaaataaattaaaagtgaTAGAAGACACGAGTTTCTTTTCCTTGACTAAACTACGGATAGCGCAATTCTCTCATAATTACCTTAAATTTAATGCCTCAATTAATACCTATCCAGATGATTTTGGGAATAAATCAGTTTTTCATACTTGTACTGCTTTACAAGAGTTACATTTGgcctataataatatttcagaaatatataGTGATTGGACCATAGGCAGTTTAAAGCTGCGAATTTTGGATCTCCGATTCAACCAGATAGCGCAAATATCG gcCGAAAATCTACAATTTCTATCGAATGATATTAAAGTGGATCTTACAcacaatcaaataaaatatatctacttATCTACAGCTGAAAGATTGGcgaaatttcaaacgaatcctcgtaacgtaataatatacgttGAAAATAATCCTATTGTCTGCAACTGCGATTTATACGACTTTCTTCGTTACATGGACGGAAGAATGCACCCCTACGTACAAAACTTTTTCCATATAATACCGGGACACTTGAAGTGTCAAAGTCCAGACTGGCTCGCGGATATAGAAATAGTAAATTTGAgatcaaagaaattaaagtGTCAAGTGTCAGATCCTTGTCCTAACGAGTGCAATTGTTGGTTGAAACGCGACAGTAAAGCATTTCTAATTGATTGTTCGCACAAAAATTTGACACATGTGCCACATTTGACAAACATCACGACTTTGCCATCTCAAGTATTTCAGAAACTCGAGTTAAATCTCACAGGCAATAAACTGACCAGAATGTCGCCAGTAGCTGAAATCGGTTCGAATATTATGCAGATATCCAAATTGCTGTTGTCGAACAATAATATCGATGACATATCTGTAGATGAGTTGCCACCGAACATCGAG gTTTTGGAGCtacacaataataatattagcaGATTGAACTCAGATGTTTTGCAATTCATGAACAATACCTCCTTAATGACAGTGACATTAGACGGAAATCCATGGATATGCGACTGCGACGCAAGagattttcttaatttcattcaaACGAAAGTTATAGAAATCCCCAATTCCTTGAAGATTACCTGCAGAGACATGAACGTGCCGATGTTGAAGATGACAGCGACAGATCTTTGTTCCACgaacattataataataatcgtgaTCAGCGTGGTCACAGCTATCACCGGCCTAATAATCGGTGTGCTAGCAGCACTATATTACCGATATCAACGAGAAATCAAAGTTTGGCTATACGCGCATCAACTTTGCTTGTGGTTAGTAACCGAGGACGAACTGGACAAAGATAAGCTGTACGATGCATTCATAAGTTATTCACATAAAGATGAAGACTTTATCGTGAACGAGTTAGTGCCAAAACTAGAAAGTGGTCCAAGACCGTTCAAACTGTGTCTGCATTTTCGTGATTGGTTAGCTGGAGAGTGGATACCGACACAAATCGCGCGATCCGTTCAGGATTCTAGGCGGACAGTAGTAGTTTTATCACCTAACTTTTTAGAGAGTGTTTGGGGACGAATGGAGTTTAGAGCAGCTCATAGTCAAGCTCTCAGCGAAGGTAGAGCGcgagttattttaattttgtacggCGAAATTGGTCCTACAGACGATTTGGATCCAGAACTTAAGGCGTATTTGAGTATGAACACGTATGTGAAATGGGGTGATCCTTGGTTCTGGGATAAATTGCGATATGCGCTACCACATGCGCTACCACATAGACTATCACGTGAGGTACCAAATCCTTCACAATTAGCAAAGTATCGTGTATGTAAAAAATTCTTCGCAAATCCGTGCATACAAATTAACGGCGAGAAGAAGGACCTTATTTATCCGAATGGTGTTCCTGAAACACCCCCTGCAGCTAGCACTCCACCGGCAGATTCTCTTAAAGCATTTATATGCGATGAGGAAGACAgtaaaaaacattttgaaaatctGTCTCCAACAAATAACGCCAAGCTCATTCTTTTGCCTGAGGACTTAATAAAGCATAATCTCCTTAATAAGGTACAATGTACCACCGTGTAA